The genomic stretch ACCGCCGCCGACATTTTTGACGCCGTCCTGGCGCAGGCGCCTGAGACGATCGAGGCGATCGCCGGGCTGGGCGATCTGTTGTTCGAGGCCGGCGACACGGAAGGCGCCGAGGCGTTGCTGGCAACGGCACCCGAGGCCAAGAAGGACGCGCCGGCGCTTGCCGCCGTGCGCGCCAAGATGGCGCTGGCCGCGCAAGCGGCAGCGCTTGGCAATCCGGCCGAATTCGAGCGCCGCCTGGCGGAAAATCCCAAAGACCATCAGGCGCGTTTCGATCTGGCCATGATCCAGAACGCCAGGGGCGAGCGCACGGCGGCAGCAGACAATCTGCTGGCCATCATCAAGGCCGACCGCAGCTGGAACGAGGATGGCGCGAGGGCGCAATTGCTGCAGCTGTTCGAGGCCTGGGGCATGACCGACGAGGCGACGCTGGCTGCTCGGCGCAAATTGTCGGCGCTGCTGTTTTCCTGAGCCGGCGGCTCAATCGTCGCATGGGCTTGGCGTCGGCGGTGGCCGCGCCAGATTAGGTACCTGACTTCGGCAGGCCGAGGTTCCCTGTGGCGGGAGGCGGAAGAAGTCGATCGGAGGAATGAGGTGCAAGCGGGAAACGCGCATTATCGGCTCGCCAAGGATTTGCCGTCGACGATCCCGATCTTTCCGCTCGAGGGGGCGCTGCTGCTGCCGGGCGGCCGCATGCCGCTCAACATCTTCGAGCCGCGCTATTTGCAGATGGTGGATGAAGCGGTGGCCGGCTCGCGGCTGATCGGCGTCATCCAGCCCCGTCTCGACGGTGGGCTGCGCGACGATGGCGAGCCGGAGCTGTGCAATGTCGGCTGCGCCGGCCGCATCATCGCCTTTTCCGAAACCGGCGACGGCCGTTACCTGATTTCGCTGCAAGGCGTGTTTCGCTTCCGCATCGCCCATGAACTGACGGTCAAGACGCCGTTTCGCCAGGCGAAGCCCGCGCCCTTCCTCGCCGATCTCGATGACGATCCGGCGGCGAACGAGATCGATCGGCCGGCGCTGCTGAAGGCATTTCGCGCCTATCTGCAGGCCAATGATCTCGAAGCCGACTGGGAAAGCGTCAGCCGCGCCGAAAATGCCATGCTGGTCAACGCGCTGTCGATGATGGCGCCCTACGGGCCGGCCGAGAAACAGGCGCTGCTCGAGGCGGCGGACCTGAAGACGCGGGCCGAAACGCTGATCGCCATCACCGAAATGGCATTGGCGCGCGAGAATGAGGACTTTGGCTCGAGCTTACAATAAGAGGGCGCGATGGCGGCGGACGAACGGGACGGAAAGAGAGCCAATGTCGACCCCAAGCTGCTGGAGCTCCTGGCCTGCCCGCTGACCAAGGGGCCGCTGGCCTGGGATCCGGAGCGGGGCGAGCTGATCTCGCGGGTCGCCAAGCTCGCCTATCCGGTGCGTGACGGCATCCCGATCATGCTGCCTTCGGAGGCGCGGACGCTGTCGGCGGAGGATGTGCTGGCGCCGCCGAGGTTGGGTGGGCCGGGTTGAGTGTCAGAGCGCCCTCCTTTCGTCATCCCAGGGCGGAGCAGCCGCGCAGCGGCGTCGCGGAGACCCTGGGATCCATGCCGCGACGTATGTGACGTGCGAAAGCGGGCCAGAACCAGGTGCCTTTTCTTCCCACGATATAGAGACGCAATTCTGGACCGTGGCATTCTTTGATCGCTGTCGCGGCATGGATCCTCGGGTCTCCGCGACGCCGCTGCGCTCCTGCTCCGCCCGTGGATGACGAAGGTACGTGCAGAAAGCCCGTGCGCCGCAGCTCTACTGAAAATTCCGTCCCTTGGGCATGACGCTTTCCGCTTCTTCCGACAGTGTTGCGAGGTCCTGCCTAGCTGGCGCGTTTTGTATCGCGGGTTGGCTGGAGCGATCCGGACCGTCGCTGGAGGCGTGTCGCGTGGCCGGCAGCCCGGCCCCGCTGACCTTCTCCAGAAGCACGGTGAGCCAAGGCGTCAGATCCTCGACCTTCTCAGCGACGATATGGACCACACCGGATTCCGACTGCAATTTGCCGCTGACCTTGACGAACCGCGCGCCCATGACGATGGGGCGGAAGCGGGTGAAAGTTCGCTCCCAGAAGATGACATTGGCGACGGCGTTGTCGTCCTCCAGCGTGAGAAAGATCGCGTTGCCCTTGCCCGGGCGCTGCCGCACCAGCACCAGGCCGGCGACGGAAACCCGCCTGCCGTCGCGCACCGATGGCAGGTTGGCATTGGGGGTAACGCCGGCGCGGTCGAGCCGCTCGCGCAGGAAGGCGACCGGGTGCGCCTTCAGCGACAGGCCGAGCGAGCGGTAGTCGTGGATGACATGCTCGCCGAGCGGCATTTTCGGCAGCTTCGTCTCGGGTTCCAGTTCGCGAAGGCGCAACGCCGGCTGGTCGAACAGCGGCAGCTTTTCGGCCGCACTCCTGGCGCCCAGCGCGCGCACGTCCCACAGCGCGGCACGGCGGTCGAGGCCGATCGAGCGGAAGGCATCGGCCTGCGCCAGCCGCTCGATCTCGTCGACATCGAGGCCGGAACGCAGCCAGACATCCCGGACGGTCGAGTAGCCGGAGCCGCGTCGCGCGACGAATTGCTCCATGCGTTCCTTGGACAGGCCTTTGATCTGCCGGAAACCGAGCCGCAACGCATGGCTCGTCTCGATCACACCGCGCATCTCGGCATGGCGCGGCAGGATGCGGGCCGGATCGAAAGGCGCTTTTTCCAAAGTGCAGTCCCAGACGGAGAAATTGACGTCGACGTCGCGGATGTCGACGCCATGGTCGCGCGCGTCGCGCACCAATTGCGCCGGCTGGTAAAATCCCATCGGCTGCGCGTTCAGGATCGCGGCGCAGAACACGTCGGGATAGAAGGTCTT from Mesorhizobium sp. NZP2077 encodes the following:
- a CDS encoding Trm112 family protein, translated to MAADERDGKRANVDPKLLELLACPLTKGPLAWDPERGELISRVAKLAYPVRDGIPIMLPSEARTLSAEDVLAPPRLGGPG
- a CDS encoding LON peptidase substrate-binding domain-containing protein gives rise to the protein MQAGNAHYRLAKDLPSTIPIFPLEGALLLPGGRMPLNIFEPRYLQMVDEAVAGSRLIGVIQPRLDGGLRDDGEPELCNVGCAGRIIAFSETGDGRYLISLQGVFRFRIAHELTVKTPFRQAKPAPFLADLDDDPAANEIDRPALLKAFRAYLQANDLEADWESVSRAENAMLVNALSMMAPYGPAEKQALLEAADLKTRAETLIAITEMALARENEDFGSSLQ